A stretch of the Lolium perenne isolate Kyuss_39 chromosome 3, Kyuss_2.0, whole genome shotgun sequence genome encodes the following:
- the LOC127338857 gene encoding acyl transferase 15-like, whose protein sequence is MSTVAISKLPPVLVQPLEPVTVTGDINLSSYDKHLVSRPATAFFVFERPLHEPVETIKRGLSRALLDYYPIAGRLAAGATAGEVIIKCTGEGVSFVAASASCAIKDVMGLTDPSLKQELGVFYDGSCRYSDPLVLMQVTVFSCGGFVLCVTWNHSVADGVGMGQFMQAVGELSRGMPSPSVVPVRQPDSLILGPPPVFTKIMQLLGSLQPTQLALLDITIQSSLIRRIKDKYSSINSGQPCTVFEAVAAVLWRCRARAISSDPEALTVLFFPTNARTYAGAEEGYYGNCLVWRLATATTRAVANGDVMDLVKMIHGAKDRVPDQSDMEELLHLPHWYNLLRITSWRNIEFQTPDFGAGTPTRVMAHSPPQRDLPKCTACIPCIDEYNVLSTCVMEEHASAFLHELADMHLNYI, encoded by the coding sequence ATGAGCACCGTGGCGATCAGCAAGTTGCCGCCGGTGCTCGTCCAGCCATTAGAACCGGTCACGGTGACCGGTGACATCAATCTATCGTCTTACGACAAGCATCTTGTTTCCAGGCCTGccacggcgttcttcgtgtttgaGCGTCCACTACACGAGCCCGTGGAGACCATTAAAAGGGGACTGTCGCGAGCTCTTCTCGACTACTACCCTATCGCCGGCCGGCTGGCCGCTGGAGCCACCGCCGGCGAAGTCATCATCAAATGCACCGGCGAGGGCGTGTCATTCGTCGCGGCGTCCGCCAGCTGCGCCATCAAGGACGTCATGGGTCTGACCGATCCGTCGCTGAAACAGGAGCTCGGCGTGTTCTACGACGGTTCGTGCAGATACTCGGATCCATTGGTGCTGATGCAGGTGACCGTCTTCTCCTGCGGCGGGTTCGTCCTGTGTGTAACCTGGAACCACTCCGTCGCCGATGGCGTCGGGATGGGCCAGTTCATGCAGGCGGTCGGCGAGCTCTCTCGCGGCATGCCGTCCCCGTCCGTCGTCCCGGTCAGGCAGCCCGATTCGCTCATCTTGGGGCCGCCTCCGGTTTTCACAAAGATTATGCAGCTCCTGGGTAGCCTTCAGCCTACTCAACTGGCCTTGCTTGACATCACAATCCAATCAAGCTTGATACGGCGCATCAAAGATAAATACTCGTCGATAAACTCCGGCCAGCCGTGCACCGTGTTCGAGGCGGTGGCCGCGGTTCTGTGGCGGTGCCGGGCCCGTGCAATCTCCTCCGACCCGGAGGCGCTCACCGTGCTCTTCTTCCCTACCAATGCGCGCACGTACGCGGGGGCAGAAGAGGGATACTACGGCAACTGTCTCGTGTGGCGGCTGGCCACGGCGACAACCCGCGCGGTGGCGAACGGCGATGTCATGGATCTAGTCAAGATGATCCACGGCGCCAAGGATCGGGTGCCCGACCAGTCGGACATGGAGGAGCTGCTGCATTTGCCGCATTGGTACAACCTTCTTCGCATCACGTCCTGGCGAAACATTGAGTTTCAGACACCTGATTTTGGCGCGGGGACACCGACCAGAGTGATGGCACACTCGCCGCCGCAGAGAGACCTGCCCAAATGTACGGCGTGTATCCCGTGCATTGACGAGTACAACGTGTTGTCCACCTGCGTGATGGAGGAACACGCCAGCGCCTTCCTCCACGAATTAGCAGATATGCACCTCAATTACATTTAG